The following proteins come from a genomic window of Galactobacillus timonensis:
- the priA gene encoding replication restart helicase PriA — translation MELIEVWIEHPVRSLDRTYTYWYDTPLLCGVRVEVSFNHRQLIGFVEEGCHTDQTLEEVEKEKGFELQKIGNVLDGEPLITPELHDLALWMRDETLSSAIACFQAMLPAKIKPAGNRAAVVSEKWVRITQNGAELTPKELLAYEAVANAKEMRYSDLRKEFPNQAHNLVTKGVVELFSRERQAAPSAGTASARPYPLTREQQEAVDAINHSDDEVYLIYGVTGSGKTEVYLELAQQALAEGKQVLFLVPEISLTPQMISRVHSRFGNDLAVYHSALNAQEKYEQYRKVMSGKASIVVGTRSAVFLPFTNLGLIVLDEEQDSSYKQENQPAYHCRDVALFRGRYNHCKVLLGSATPSLESFARARKGVYHLITLSQRVNQQMPAITVVPMKNALRSRDFMISEVLKEKMKAALDQHKQVILLLNRRGYTSILRCRACGQAIICPHCDLAMSWHKSEGLLKCHSCGTVSRLPKVCPSCGASDGFSTFGYGTQRLEEEVQNMFPQARILRMDADTTAYKNSHEKILSSFGRHEADILLGTQMIAKGLDYPDVTLVGILNGDEGLSRSDYRSCEMTFDLLVQAAGRSGRSLDAGEVVYQVFDPDHYAVRAAVKQDYLMFFQSEMQFRHAGMYPPYTYLIALTITGRDAKAVHSASARLKQHLSGSFKTIGVINLFKLQDLMRDRILLKGRDLDEMRSSVREALREKYPSSVSIRVDVNPMALE, via the coding sequence ATGGAATTAATCGAAGTTTGGATCGAACATCCGGTGCGATCACTGGACCGTACCTATACGTATTGGTATGATACGCCTCTTCTCTGCGGTGTAAGGGTGGAAGTCTCTTTCAATCATCGTCAGCTGATCGGGTTTGTTGAAGAAGGCTGTCATACGGATCAGACACTGGAAGAAGTAGAGAAGGAAAAGGGATTTGAGCTTCAGAAAATCGGGAACGTGCTGGATGGGGAGCCTTTGATTACTCCGGAGCTTCATGATCTTGCGCTCTGGATGCGGGATGAGACGCTGTCTTCCGCCATTGCCTGCTTTCAGGCGATGCTGCCGGCAAAGATCAAGCCGGCGGGCAACCGGGCAGCGGTCGTCAGTGAAAAATGGGTACGCATCACGCAGAACGGCGCCGAACTGACACCGAAGGAACTGCTGGCCTATGAAGCGGTCGCCAATGCGAAGGAGATGCGCTACAGCGACTTACGAAAGGAATTCCCCAATCAGGCACATAACCTTGTCACAAAAGGCGTCGTTGAGCTTTTCAGCCGCGAGCGGCAGGCTGCACCATCCGCGGGGACGGCGTCCGCGCGGCCCTATCCACTCACCCGTGAGCAGCAGGAAGCCGTAGATGCTATCAACCACAGTGATGACGAAGTGTATCTGATCTATGGCGTAACGGGATCAGGAAAAACGGAAGTGTATCTCGAACTGGCGCAGCAGGCGCTTGCTGAAGGAAAGCAGGTCCTGTTCCTGGTGCCGGAAATATCGCTGACGCCGCAGATGATTTCGCGTGTGCACAGCCGTTTTGGAAATGATCTTGCCGTCTATCATTCGGCGCTGAATGCGCAGGAGAAATATGAGCAGTACCGCAAGGTGATGAGCGGAAAGGCTTCAATTGTCGTCGGTACGCGCAGTGCGGTGTTTCTTCCCTTTACCAACCTGGGCCTCATCGTTCTTGACGAGGAACAGGATTCTTCCTACAAGCAGGAAAATCAGCCGGCCTACCATTGTCGGGATGTGGCACTGTTCCGGGGCAGGTACAATCACTGCAAGGTGCTGCTGGGATCGGCGACGCCGTCGCTGGAAAGCTTTGCACGGGCAAGGAAGGGTGTCTATCATCTCATTACGCTGAGTCAGCGGGTGAATCAGCAGATGCCGGCGATCACGGTTGTGCCGATGAAAAATGCGCTTCGCTCCCGTGATTTCATGATTTCCGAAGTCCTGAAGGAAAAGATGAAGGCGGCCCTGGATCAGCACAAACAGGTCATCCTTCTGCTGAACCGCCGCGGGTATACGAGTATCCTGCGCTGTCGGGCATGCGGGCAGGCGATCATCTGTCCCCATTGTGATCTGGCCATGAGCTGGCATAAGTCGGAGGGGTTGCTGAAATGCCATTCCTGCGGAACGGTCAGCCGCCTTCCGAAGGTGTGTCCTTCCTGTGGAGCTTCGGATGGTTTCTCAACCTTCGGCTACGGGACGCAGCGCTTGGAGGAAGAGGTTCAGAACATGTTCCCGCAGGCGCGGATTCTGCGCATGGACGCCGATACGACGGCCTATAAAAACAGCCACGAAAAGATTCTGTCCTCCTTCGGCCGCCATGAGGCGGACATTCTTCTTGGGACGCAGATGATTGCCAAGGGACTGGACTACCCCGATGTGACGCTTGTCGGCATTCTGAATGGTGATGAAGGCCTCAGCCGCAGCGACTACCGCAGCTGTGAAATGACGTTTGATCTTCTGGTGCAGGCCGCCGGAAGAAGCGGACGCAGCCTTGATGCGGGAGAAGTGGTTTATCAGGTATTCGATCCCGATCATTATGCAGTCAGGGCTGCTGTGAAACAGGATTATCTGATGTTCTTTCAGAGCGAGATGCAGTTCCGTCACGCCGGCATGTATCCGCCGTATACGTATCTGATTGCGCTGACGATTACGGGAAGGGATGCGAAGGCTGTTCATTCGGCCTCGGCGCGGCTCAAGCAGCATCTTTCCGGCAGTTTCAAAACGATCGGCGTCATCAATCTGTTTAAACTGCAGGATCTGATGCGCGACCGCATCCTTCTGAAGGGAAGGGACCTGGACGAAATGCGCAGCAGCGTCCGCGAAGCCCTCAGGGAAAAATATCCTTCGTCGGTATCCATCCGGGTCGATGTCAACCCGATGGCACTGGAGTAG
- the rlmN gene encoding 23S rRNA (adenine(2503)-C(2))-methyltransferase RlmN, with amino-acid sequence MRTIYDETIAQLTDWLAQRGQKSYRAKQIYAWLYRKQVSSFDEMSDLPAALIEQLKAEFYIDPVHLVDKQVARDLTAKYLFEMKDGSTVEAVLMHFSFGESVCVSSQVGCNMGCSFCASGLLKKQRNLTAGEMVGEVMFIERELMAEGKRVGNIVIMGTGEPFDNYDNVLDFCAVVNSDLGLAIGARHITISTCGIVPRIRDFAAGHYQYNLAVSLHAPNDEMRRRLMPVDQAYPLDTLMAALKDYSVDNHRRLTFEYILLKGVNDSDACAIELADLIRGMNAYVNLIPYNEVDENGYRTTDGRTALHFYDVLMKHGVKATLRTKHGDDIDAACGQLRARHELGKE; translated from the coding sequence ATGCGGACTATTTATGATGAAACGATTGCGCAGCTGACAGACTGGCTGGCGCAGCGGGGGCAGAAAAGCTACCGTGCAAAACAGATCTATGCGTGGCTGTACCGGAAGCAGGTTTCTTCCTTTGATGAGATGAGCGATCTTCCGGCAGCTTTGATCGAGCAGCTGAAGGCAGAGTTCTATATTGATCCGGTGCATCTGGTCGATAAACAGGTGGCAAGAGATCTGACGGCGAAATATCTCTTTGAGATGAAGGATGGCTCGACGGTGGAAGCGGTGCTGATGCACTTCAGCTTCGGGGAAAGTGTATGTGTCTCTTCCCAGGTCGGCTGCAACATGGGCTGCAGCTTCTGCGCCTCCGGTCTTTTAAAGAAACAGCGCAACCTGACGGCGGGCGAAATGGTCGGTGAAGTGATGTTCATTGAGCGCGAACTGATGGCGGAAGGCAAGCGTGTCGGCAATATCGTTATCATGGGAACGGGCGAACCGTTCGATAACTATGACAACGTGCTCGACTTCTGTGCCGTCGTCAACAGTGATCTTGGGCTGGCCATCGGTGCACGTCACATTACGATCAGCACCTGCGGCATTGTGCCGCGGATCCGTGACTTTGCGGCGGGACATTATCAGTACAATCTGGCGGTGTCGCTCCATGCGCCCAATGATGAGATGCGCCGGCGTTTGATGCCGGTCGATCAGGCCTATCCGCTGGATACGCTGATGGCGGCGCTGAAGGATTACAGCGTCGATAATCATCGGCGGCTGACGTTTGAATATATTCTTCTGAAGGGTGTCAATGATTCGGATGCCTGTGCGATTGAGCTGGCGGATCTGATCCGCGGCATGAATGCATATGTCAATCTCATTCCATATAATGAGGTGGACGAAAACGGATACCGGACAACGGACGGGCGTACAGCGCTGCACTTCTATGACGTCCTCATGAAGCATGGCGTCAAGGCGACGCTGCGCACCAAGCATGGAGATGATATTGACGCAGCGTGCGGACAGCTGCGGGCACGGCACGAATTAGGAAAAGAATGA
- a CDS encoding thiamine diphosphokinase — MCSKTISGKLCIPLSKTCVIMLKQGGQLPQDLGDADYIGADKGALLLAQKKIPMVLAIGDFDSVHEEDMALIRRYSKEVVRLNPVKDDSDSEAAVRAAHRLGYEKIILLGGLGGRMDHTLVNLRLCAVFANQLVLADECNRIEAVTEGGYDFRENDGWKYYSFFTFEEAVVSLEGFYYPLKNQRLGPLDLYTVSNELSAAEGRLVVKKGTVLVIRSRD, encoded by the coding sequence ATGTGTTCAAAAACGATATCCGGAAAGCTGTGCATTCCCTTGTCTAAGACCTGTGTCATCATGCTCAAGCAGGGCGGACAGCTGCCGCAGGATCTGGGGGATGCAGATTATATCGGCGCGGATAAAGGTGCACTTCTGCTTGCACAGAAAAAGATACCGATGGTGCTGGCCATCGGTGACTTTGACTCGGTTCATGAAGAAGACATGGCATTAATCCGCCGATACAGCAAAGAAGTAGTCAGGCTGAATCCCGTCAAAGATGACTCGGACAGCGAAGCCGCTGTCCGGGCCGCCCACAGGCTTGGTTATGAGAAGATCATTCTGCTTGGCGGCCTTGGCGGGCGCATGGATCATACGCTGGTCAATCTGCGGCTGTGTGCTGTGTTTGCCAATCAGCTGGTACTTGCGGATGAGTGCAACCGGATCGAGGCGGTCACAGAAGGCGGCTATGACTTTCGTGAGAATGATGGCTGGAAGTATTATTCCTTCTTTACGTTTGAGGAGGCGGTGGTTTCACTGGAAGGTTTCTATTATCCTTTGAAGAATCAAAGACTAGGGCCGCTGGACCTTTATACCGTGAGCAATGAATTGAGTGCAGCGGAAGGAAGGCTGGTTGTAAAAAAAGGCACTGTTCTCGTGATACGGTCACGGGACTAG
- a CDS encoding Stp1/IreP family PP2C-type Ser/Thr phosphatase: MKYFGLTDRGKMRKTNQDSYSIAAGEQGDVFAMVCDGIGGGRGGDVASQMAVTHFSRAFSDHRPFRDGEDLKCWLLGEINKTNREIHAMGDRMPSLKGMGTTLTGVVLSDVGRYIVNIGDSRTYAFDWDGKLKQLTEDDSLVNEMVKRGELTPEEAKDFPRRNVLTNALGVWDHTRARIFRYDTEAAGFLVCSDGLHGYVSDGDISDVLGRRDMDPALKVRSLFNLAMDAGGYDNVTIILVDLEEEGKEETHGRK; this comes from the coding sequence ATGAAATATTTCGGACTAACGGACCGCGGAAAAATGCGGAAGACCAATCAGGATAGCTATTCCATCGCCGCTGGGGAACAGGGCGATGTTTTCGCTATGGTCTGCGATGGGATCGGCGGGGGAAGAGGGGGCGATGTGGCGAGCCAGATGGCGGTCACACACTTTTCCAGAGCGTTTTCGGATCATCGTCCGTTCCGGGATGGTGAGGATCTGAAGTGCTGGCTTCTGGGTGAAATCAATAAGACGAACCGCGAGATCCACGCGATGGGGGACCGCATGCCTTCCCTGAAGGGAATGGGTACGACGCTGACCGGCGTCGTTCTGAGTGATGTTGGCCGCTACATTGTCAATATTGGTGATTCGCGTACCTATGCGTTTGACTGGGACGGGAAGCTGAAACAGCTGACGGAAGATGATTCTTTGGTCAATGAGATGGTGAAGCGCGGCGAGCTGACGCCGGAAGAGGCGAAGGATTTTCCGCGCCGCAATGTGCTGACCAATGCGCTTGGCGTGTGGGACCATACGCGGGCAAGAATCTTCCGCTACGATACGGAGGCGGCCGGTTTCCTGGTATGTTCCGACGGTCTGCACGGCTATGTGAGCGATGGCGATATCAGCGATGTGCTCGGGCGCAGGGACATGGACCCGGCACTGAAGGTGCGTAGCCTGTTCAATCTCGCCATGGATGCGGGAGGCTACGATAACGTTACGATCATTTTGGTCGACCTGGAGGAAGAGGGAAAGGAGGAGACCCATGGCAGGAAATAA
- the pknB gene encoding Stk1 family PASTA domain-containing Ser/Thr kinase has product MAGNNLIANRYEVYKHIGQGGMADVFLATDLILNRRVAIKILRSELSTDPTSVLRFEREAQAATALSHPNIVEIYDVGEYKGHHYIVMEYCPGKTLKQVIKERGPLLKEEAVDIMKQLVSATAEAHRRGIIHRDIKPQNVMVTADGSIKMLDFGIALAKGSMQLTQANNVMGSVHYLAPELAKGKPASAQSDIYALGIVLYEMLTGDVPFKAESAVQVALMQMHNEIPSIRQQNPTVPQSLENIVIRATAKDPANRYRSCTEMLQDLNTCLYPERLHEPKVRFSQPRTETPKPRPAVKEPEKKEETDEQTERRVVHSAVPRKKRHKSWLVYLLIVLLILLGAASAYFALSMSGILAPAVTTVNVPNVVGMTLADAKNLAVENNLVLDTSNVTYELTTDTEKGKIISVSPDVGSSVEKGSRLTVVVSSGIGVTTKDYTGWTLSDAQNDLAQYQYMTIETQEEESDTVAAGTVIRQELLDPGTMFNPGTSTTIRLVYSAWPTITIPDDLIDQSIEDATAELEALNVKVVTSNLDVSGLSSEEIANLKTGVVISVEPEGGSEYTQRDDNYVILYYY; this is encoded by the coding sequence ATGGCAGGAAATAATCTGATTGCGAATCGCTACGAAGTCTATAAGCATATTGGTCAGGGCGGCATGGCGGATGTGTTTCTGGCTACGGATCTCATTCTGAACCGTCGGGTTGCAATCAAGATTCTGCGTTCCGAATTAAGCACGGATCCGACTTCGGTTCTGCGCTTTGAACGTGAGGCTCAGGCGGCGACGGCACTTTCGCATCCCAATATCGTCGAAATCTATGACGTCGGAGAATATAAGGGCCATCACTACATCGTGATGGAATACTGTCCGGGCAAGACGCTGAAGCAGGTGATCAAGGAGCGGGGGCCCTTACTGAAGGAAGAAGCTGTTGACATCATGAAGCAGCTGGTTTCGGCGACGGCGGAAGCGCACCGGCGCGGTATCATTCATCGTGACATCAAGCCGCAGAACGTAATGGTTACGGCTGACGGCTCAATCAAGATGCTGGATTTCGGCATCGCTCTTGCCAAAGGAAGTATGCAGCTGACGCAGGCAAATAATGTCATGGGCAGCGTCCATTATCTGGCCCCGGAACTTGCCAAGGGGAAGCCTGCCTCGGCACAGTCAGACATCTATGCGCTGGGCATTGTTCTCTATGAGATGCTGACGGGGGATGTTCCCTTTAAGGCGGAAAGTGCGGTGCAGGTTGCTCTGATGCAGATGCACAACGAAATTCCAAGTATCCGCCAGCAGAATCCGACGGTGCCGCAGTCGCTGGAAAACATCGTGATCCGGGCGACAGCCAAGGATCCGGCAAACCGCTATCGCTCCTGCACCGAGATGCTGCAGGATCTCAATACCTGTCTGTATCCGGAGCGTCTCCATGAGCCCAAGGTCAGGTTTTCGCAGCCCCGTACCGAGACACCGAAACCAAGGCCGGCAGTAAAGGAACCAGAGAAGAAGGAAGAAACAGACGAACAGACGGAGCGGCGTGTCGTACATTCCGCTGTTCCGCGCAAGAAGCGCCATAAGAGTTGGCTGGTGTATCTTCTGATTGTGCTTCTGATTCTGCTGGGAGCGGCAAGTGCGTACTTTGCACTTTCGATGTCTGGCATTCTTGCGCCGGCGGTGACGACGGTGAATGTTCCCAACGTTGTCGGCATGACGCTGGCGGATGCGAAGAATCTTGCGGTGGAAAACAACCTTGTGCTTGATACATCCAATGTGACCTATGAGCTGACAACGGATACTGAAAAAGGGAAAATCATTTCCGTGTCGCCCGATGTCGGCAGTTCGGTTGAGAAGGGAAGCCGTCTTACGGTTGTCGTTTCCAGCGGCATTGGCGTTACGACAAAGGACTATACGGGCTGGACCCTGTCCGATGCGCAGAATGACCTGGCCCAGTATCAGTACATGACCATCGAGACGCAGGAAGAGGAAAGCGACACGGTGGCGGCCGGAACCGTCATCCGTCAGGAGCTGCTGGATCCGGGAACAATGTTCAACCCGGGCACCAGTACAACGATCCGGCTCGTTTATTCGGCCTGGCCGACGATCACGATTCCGGATGATCTGATTGATCAATCAATTGAGGATGCGACCGCAGAGCTGGAGGCGCTGAATGTCAAAGTCGTTACGAGCAATCTTGATGTTTCGGGACTGAGCAGCGAAGAAATTGCCAATCTGAAGACAGGCGTCGTCATCAGCGTTGAGCCGGAAGGCGGCAGTGAATATACGCAGCGCGACGACAATTATGTGATTCTTTACTACTATTGA
- the rsgA gene encoding ribosome small subunit-dependent GTPase A, which translates to MQAKIIKILSKDYTLQLEDGRIVTAVAMGKLRKGFSPVIGDEVEAQQMDGRWGIQRIYPRRNQLVRPACANIDQVLIVMSVREPDFSSTLVDRLSMLIVHAGITPVLAVTKCDLGIPEEVEKEIEAYEAGPMQVIRCGRGQLSRELGGILKGKITVLTGQSGAGKSSLLNELDPSFHLATQEISKALGRGKHTTRHSQLHPAAGGLVADTPGFSSLDFSSITKEELADCVLEFQPYLGSCRFNDCRHDQEPGCAVKEALEKGKIRPEAYAHYIEILHWIEAQKKTY; encoded by the coding sequence ATGCAGGCAAAGATTATCAAGATTCTTTCCAAAGACTATACGCTGCAGCTTGAAGACGGGCGGATTGTGACCGCGGTTGCGATGGGAAAGCTGCGCAAGGGTTTTTCACCGGTCATCGGTGACGAGGTTGAGGCACAGCAGATGGACGGCCGCTGGGGCATCCAGAGAATATACCCCCGGCGCAATCAGCTGGTGCGCCCGGCCTGTGCCAACATTGATCAGGTACTGATCGTGATGTCGGTCAGGGAGCCGGATTTTTCTTCGACGCTTGTGGACCGTCTGAGCATGCTGATTGTGCATGCGGGGATTACGCCGGTATTAGCGGTTACGAAATGCGATCTTGGCATTCCGGAAGAAGTGGAAAAGGAAATTGAAGCCTATGAAGCCGGCCCGATGCAGGTGATCCGCTGCGGAAGAGGTCAGCTGAGCCGGGAGCTCGGCGGAATCTTAAAGGGAAAAATCACCGTTTTGACAGGACAGTCCGGCGCGGGTAAGAGCTCGCTGCTCAATGAGCTGGATCCTTCGTTCCATCTTGCGACACAGGAGATTTCCAAGGCTTTGGGACGTGGCAAGCATACGACGCGCCACTCGCAGCTGCATCCGGCGGCCGGCGGTCTTGTGGCAGATACACCGGGTTTTTCTTCGCTGGACTTTTCGTCCATTACCAAAGAGGAGCTGGCGGACTGTGTGCTCGAGTTTCAGCCCTATCTCGGCAGCTGCCGCTTCAATGACTGCCGCCATGATCAGGAGCCGGGCTGCGCAGTGAAAGAAGCTTTGGAAAAAGGAAAGATCCGGCCCGAAGCCTATGCGCATTACATTGAAATTCTGCACTGGATTGAAGCACAGAAGAAGACCTACTGA
- the rsmB gene encoding 16S rRNA (cytosine(967)-C(5))-methyltransferase RsmB, whose translation MNARMYAWNVLDRVMNHGAYASLVMREKNDLSPLDQGLASEIIYGSLRSWMWLQYQWQDLAAKTKPKTAVLLSMSVYQLLKMERVPAYAVINDAVAMANPYEKKFVNAVLRQVQRRGELPVDETDELKKAAIETSHPLWILKLWEAHYGKSTALSIAQADQQPAAVYGRWNTLHEGWQTAAADPKVKAIEDDCFQYDGILASSPLFQKGFCVIQDRTSQRVVRMLDARSGMEVLDACAAPGTKTQQIACAMNNQGRITAFDLYPGRVQLINALMKQTGVNIVEASVHDASVAADGMYDRILLDVPCSGLGDLAHKPEIRYHLKPENLDQLIDVQQKILNAQALRLKEGGRFVYSTCTLDQKENAAQIRCFLQEHPQFSLCEEHTWFPQDLHGSGFYGALVERVHF comes from the coding sequence ATGAATGCACGAATGTATGCATGGAATGTACTGGATCGGGTAATGAATCACGGTGCCTACGCATCACTTGTGATGCGTGAGAAAAATGATCTTTCGCCGCTCGATCAGGGACTTGCCTCCGAGATTATCTATGGAAGTCTGCGCAGCTGGATGTGGCTGCAGTACCAGTGGCAGGATCTTGCCGCTAAAACAAAACCGAAGACAGCTGTTTTGCTTTCGATGAGCGTCTATCAGCTGTTGAAGATGGAACGCGTCCCGGCCTATGCCGTGATCAATGATGCCGTCGCCATGGCAAACCCGTATGAAAAAAAGTTCGTCAATGCGGTTTTGAGGCAGGTGCAGCGGCGCGGGGAGCTGCCGGTGGATGAAACCGATGAACTGAAGAAGGCAGCGATTGAAACAAGTCATCCGCTCTGGATTCTGAAACTCTGGGAAGCACACTATGGAAAGAGCACCGCTCTTTCCATAGCACAGGCGGACCAGCAGCCGGCTGCCGTCTATGGAAGATGGAACACTCTTCATGAAGGGTGGCAGACAGCCGCTGCCGATCCGAAGGTAAAAGCGATCGAAGACGATTGCTTCCAGTATGACGGGATTCTGGCGTCGTCACCGCTGTTTCAGAAGGGGTTCTGTGTCATTCAGGACCGTACTTCGCAGCGGGTTGTGCGCATGCTTGATGCAAGGAGTGGAATGGAGGTTCTTGATGCCTGTGCGGCTCCCGGGACCAAGACGCAGCAGATTGCCTGTGCAATGAACAATCAGGGCAGGATTACTGCCTTCGATCTCTATCCGGGCAGGGTGCAGCTGATCAATGCCCTGATGAAACAGACCGGGGTAAACATTGTCGAAGCGTCGGTGCATGATGCCAGCGTTGCGGCAGATGGGATGTATGATCGGATTCTCCTGGATGTGCCGTGTTCGGGTCTGGGGGATCTGGCGCATAAGCCGGAGATCCGGTACCATCTGAAGCCGGAGAATCTGGATCAGCTGATCGATGTGCAGCAGAAGATTCTGAATGCGCAGGCATTGCGGCTGAAAGAAGGTGGCCGCTTCGTGTACAGTACATGTACCCTGGATCAGAAGGAGAATGCTGCCCAGATTCGTTGCTTCCTTCAGGAGCATCCGCAGTTTTCGCTCTGTGAGGAACATACCTGGTTTCCGCAGGACCTGCATGGAAGCGGATTCTACGGGGCGCTGGTGGAAAGAGTACATTTCTGA
- a CDS encoding ISL3 family transposase, translated as MSEQSDKQAILEFFNLDTGSVENVIFHNDNGSASVHVLLRPDHPPCPDCGCTLPRVKDYIDKKISHGVFTDRECTIFYHARRYICPVCHRTYYENNPFCFRKQHISALTVENILNDLKIQTETFASVAKRYHISPTTAASVFDAHVKEARRPLPTLMCWDENYAFYHPGENSKYVFVILDFESQEPVDILPSRRKDYLLSYFLKIPVEERKRVKMIATDMYSEYRAIIRQLFPKAYHSVDHYHVSQELSRKADSVRIRVMKQTPKYIEGTKTQTNEYYLLKTFNWMIFKRLDARDKDGKKLFDPGHPRKMNRKLNRFLNYYEIKAMIEAVHPDLKKAWDLKDDVVDFYDNCTYDTAPQELNKLIQSFAASGIPEMKEFSRTLISWREEIINSFIVVKQRHTVDKDTGQVVVSDIKLNNGLMENRNSIIKTIKKAANGYTNWDRFRSRCLYVLRKSSKPMLNPVIPPKKVKQ; from the coding sequence ATGTCCGAACAATCTGATAAACAGGCCATTCTTGAATTCTTTAACCTCGATACAGGCAGTGTGGAGAATGTCATCTTCCATAATGACAATGGCAGTGCGTCTGTCCATGTTTTACTGCGGCCGGATCATCCGCCTTGTCCCGATTGCGGCTGTACCCTGCCAAGGGTTAAGGACTACATTGACAAGAAGATAAGCCACGGCGTCTTTACTGATCGTGAGTGCACCATCTTCTATCATGCCCGCAGGTACATCTGTCCTGTCTGTCATCGAACGTACTATGAGAACAATCCATTCTGTTTCAGGAAGCAGCACATCTCCGCCCTCACGGTTGAAAACATTCTGAACGATTTGAAGATTCAGACCGAGACCTTCGCTTCCGTCGCTAAGCGGTATCACATCTCTCCCACAACCGCTGCCTCCGTCTTCGATGCCCACGTAAAGGAGGCGCGAAGACCTCTGCCCACATTGATGTGCTGGGATGAGAACTACGCATTTTATCATCCGGGAGAGAACTCAAAATATGTGTTCGTTATTCTCGACTTTGAGTCACAGGAGCCGGTGGATATCCTGCCAAGCAGAAGAAAAGATTATCTGCTCAGCTACTTTCTCAAAATCCCAGTGGAAGAGCGAAAGCGCGTCAAAATGATTGCCACGGACATGTATAGTGAATACCGCGCCATCATACGTCAGCTGTTCCCTAAGGCCTATCATTCCGTTGACCATTATCATGTCAGCCAGGAGCTCTCCAGAAAGGCTGACAGCGTCCGGATCAGAGTAATGAAGCAGACTCCAAAATATATTGAAGGCACAAAAACACAAACCAACGAGTATTATCTGCTGAAGACATTCAACTGGATGATATTCAAGCGGCTGGACGCCAGAGACAAAGATGGTAAAAAGCTGTTCGATCCCGGCCATCCAAGGAAAATGAACCGCAAGCTGAACCGGTTCCTCAATTATTACGAAATTAAAGCCATGATCGAAGCCGTTCATCCCGATTTGAAAAAGGCATGGGACCTCAAGGATGACGTTGTGGACTTCTATGACAACTGCACTTACGATACTGCTCCCCAGGAGCTGAACAAACTGATTCAGTCCTTCGCAGCCAGTGGTATTCCGGAAATGAAAGAGTTCTCCCGCACCCTGATCAGCTGGAGAGAGGAGATTATCAACTCCTTCATTGTCGTAAAGCAGCGTCATACAGTCGATAAGGACACAGGCCAGGTGGTAGTGTCCGACATAAAACTGAATAACGGATTGATGGAGAACCGGAACTCAATCATCAAGACGATCAAGAAAGCAGCCAACGGATATACCAACTGGGACAGGTTCCGCAGCCGCTGCCTATATGTGCTCAGAAAGAGCTCCAAGCCAATGTTGAATCCTGTCATTCCGCCAAAGAAGGTTAAGCAATGA
- the rpe gene encoding ribulose-phosphate 3-epimerase, translating to MTIVAPSVLSLDYSHMEKQIQQLNESEAEWLHFDVMDGHFVPNLTFGTDIMKGFAKSSRQKLDVHVMIEDPVAFMDSFYEAGAYNYTFHEEALMHKEEIAKLAAHAHELGKSVGLSIKPGTPLEYLKPWIGKFDLFLLMSVEPGFGGQKFQPAVLDRIRTLRKWLMEEGSTALIEVDGGINAETGKQCVEAGADVLVAGSYVFKNDIRKAVHSLV from the coding sequence ATGACAATCGTTGCCCCTTCGGTATTATCACTGGACTACAGCCATATGGAGAAACAGATTCAGCAACTCAATGAATCGGAAGCGGAATGGCTCCATTTCGATGTGATGGATGGACATTTTGTTCCAAATCTGACCTTTGGCACCGATATTATGAAAGGCTTTGCCAAAAGCAGCCGGCAGAAACTGGATGTGCATGTAATGATTGAGGACCCGGTTGCCTTCATGGATTCCTTTTATGAAGCCGGTGCCTATAACTATACGTTCCATGAGGAAGCTCTGATGCATAAGGAAGAGATCGCAAAGCTTGCCGCACATGCCCATGAGCTTGGAAAGTCTGTCGGCCTCTCGATCAAACCGGGCACGCCTCTGGAATATCTGAAGCCGTGGATCGGAAAGTTTGATCTGTTTCTTCTGATGAGTGTTGAGCCCGGATTCGGCGGACAGAAATTCCAGCCGGCGGTTCTTGATCGTATCCGCACGCTGCGCAAATGGTTGATGGAAGAAGGCAGTACAGCATTGATCGAAGTGGATGGCGGCATCAATGCCGAAACCGGAAAACAGTGTGTAGAAGCCGGCGCGGATGTTCTGGTAGCGGGAAGCTATGTGTTCAAAAACGATATCCGGAAAGCTGTGCATTCCCTTGTCTAA